The following proteins are encoded in a genomic region of Maniola jurtina chromosome 17, ilManJurt1.1, whole genome shotgun sequence:
- the LOC123873527 gene encoding guanine nucleotide-binding protein subunit beta-like protein gives MTETLKPRGILCGHNGWVTQIATNPKYPDMILSSSRDKTLIVWKLMRDETNYGVPQKRLYGHSHFISDVVLSSDGNYALSGSWDKTLRLWDLQAGKTTRRFEDHTKDVLSVAFSVDNRQIVSGSRDKTIKLWNTLAECKYTIQDDGHTDWVSCVRFSPNHANPIIVSAGWDRTVKVWHLTNCKLKINHLGHSGYLNTVTVSPDGSLCASGGKDMKAMLWDLNDGKHLHTLDHNDIITALCFSPNRYWLCAAFGPSIKIWDLESKEMVEELKSEVSNQQQTTKTDPPQCLSLAWSTDGQTLFAGYSDNIIRVWQVSVSAR, from the exons ATGACTGAAACTTTAAAACCAAGGGGTATCCTTTGTGGACACAATGGTTGGGTTACGCAAATTGCAACCAACCCTAAATATCCGGACATGATTTTGTCATCCTCTCGAG ACAAAACCTTGATCGTATGGAAGTTGATGAGGGACGAAACTAACTACGGAGTACCTCAGAAGCGTCTTTACGGACACTCCCACTTTATCTCGGACGTAGTTCTGTCCAGTGACGGAAACTACGCTCTTTCTGGTTCGTGGGACAAGACTCTCCGACTTTGGGATCTCCAAGCCGGAAAAACCACCAGGCGGTTCGAAGACCATACTAAG GATGTACTATCAGTCGCCTTCTCAGTGGACAACCGTCAGATTGTATCTGGTTCTCGGGACAAGACAATCAAGTTGTGGAACACCCTTGCTGAGTGCAAGTACACCATTCAAGATGATGGCCACACTGACTGGGTGTCATGTGTCAGATTCTCACCTAACCATGCCAACCCCATCATTGTGTCTGCTGGATGGGACAGGACCGTCAAG GTTTGGCACTTGACCAACTGCAAGCTAAAGATCAACCATCTCGGTCATTCAGGCTACCTGAACACAGTGACGGTTTCTCCCGATGGTTCCCTCTGTGCGTCCGGAGGCAAGGACATGAAGGCCATGCTGTGGGACCTGAACGATGGCAAGCACCTCCACACCCTGGACCATAATGACATCATCACAGCACTCTGCTTCTCACCTAACAGATATTGGCTGTGTGCTGCATTCGGACCCTCTATCAAGATCTGG GATCTGGAAAGCAAGGAGATggttgaggagttgaaatctgAAGTCAGCAACCAGCAACAGACCACGAAGACAGACCCACCCCAGTGCCTCTCCCTTGCCTGGTCTACCGATGGACAAACCCTGTTTGCTGGCTACTCCGACAACATTATCAGAGTCTGGCAGGTTTCAGTCTCAGCGCGATAA
- the LOC123873524 gene encoding diphosphomevalonate decarboxylase gives MSQVITITAPVNIAVIKYWGKRDEELILPLNDSVSATLDTKVMCAKTSVCARPDIRENEIWLNKVKESFNNKRLQNCLKEIKNIARAQKSVDDDFLTWNVRIYSENNFPTAAGLASSAAGYACLVTALAKLYKVKTDISALARLGSGSACRSVYGGFVRWHAGVRPDGSDSIATQIVDSAHWPEMRVLVLVVADSKKHTSSSKGMQNSVATSELLKYRVQHSVPKRVDDICKAIKDKNFATFAEITMKDSNQFHAVCLDTYPPCVYMRDISHKIVEVIHKYNEICGELKVAYTFDAGPNACLYLLEKDVPDVISLVNHVFPSSKQEFVKGLKAPETQDTDFLNQFPIQPLEKDLLKYLIYTKVGDEPQEITDGSHLLDINGLPLD, from the coding sequence atgAGTCAAGTAATTACAATAACAGCTCCAGTGAACATAGCAGTGATAAAATATTGGGGCAAACGTGACGAGGAACTAATTTTACCGTTAAATGATTCCGTTAGCGCTACTTTGGATACGAAAGTTATGTGTGCTAAAACTTCTGTATGCGCACGGCCAGATATTCGTGAAAATGAAATATGGTTGAATAAAGTTAAGGaatcttttaataataaacGGCTGCAGAATTGcttgaaagaaatcaaaaatatagCGAGAGCACAAAAAAGTGTTGACGACGATTTTCTGACGTGGAACGTACGTATTTATTCAGAGAATAACTTTCCAACGGCGGCAGGTTTGGCATCTTCAGCTGCGGGATACGCCTGTTTGGTAACAGCTTTGGCTAAATTGTATAAAGTCAAGACAGATATAAGCGCTTTAGCTCGATTAGGATCAGGTAGCGCTTGCAGAAGTGTATATGGTGGTTTCGTGAGATGGCATGCAGGTGTGAGACCTGACGGGAGCGATTCAATAGCAACCCAAATAGTAGACTCTGCACATTGGCCGGAAATGAGAGTCCTAGTACTAGTTGTTGCAGATAGTAAGAAGCACACTAGTTCTTCTAAAGGAATGCAGAATTCTGTAGCCACATCTGAGCTTCTTAAATATAGAGTCCAACACTCAGTGCCTAAAAGAGTCGATGATATCTGCAAAGCTATAAAGGATAAAAACTTTGCAACATTTGCAGAGATAACAATGAAAGATAGCAATCAGTTCCATGCAGTCTGCTTGGATACATACCCACCGTGTGTATACATGAGAGATATCTCTCATAAAATTGTTGaagtaatacataaatataacgAGATTTGTGGAGAGTTGAAAGTGGCATACACATTCGATGCAGGACCAAATGCCTGCCTGTATTTACTTGAAAAAGATGTCCCAGATGTCATTTCTCTAGTTAATCATGTATTTCCTTCCTCTAAACAAGAGTTTGTCAAAGGTCTTAAGGCTCCAGAGACTCAGGATACAGATTTCTTGAATCAATTTCCAATTCAACCTTTGGAGAAGGATTtgcttaagtacttaatttacactaaagttGGTGATGAGCCTCAGGAAATCACAGATGGAAGTCATCTCTTAGATATTAATGGGCTCCCATTAGATTAA